Within Acidobacteriota bacterium, the genomic segment AAAGACTCAGATTCGTGGGGAATTGATGGGTTAAGGCGTCTGGTCCGACTTATCGAACACTACAGCACACTTTCAGCAATTCTACCTTCGTTATTTGTAAATACCGCACATCCCCTTGTTCCCCTGTTGAACTTGAACAACATCCAGCTTTCAGGGGATTTCCACCAACCCAGTTTCCTCAAGGAGCTTATCAATGACCAAACCAACAAATAAAGAAAGATCTTTGCACGGGGCCTTGCCTGTCCGGGGTTCAACTTTCGAGGTCCGCTCTCCGCAATTTGAAGGGAAATTTGGAAGACTTTTTCGCAGCCTGCCGCCGGCAACATGGTCGGAAGCGGCCCTGCGCGAATTGGCCGGTGACGGTCACAAGGAAAATCGTATGGCCGCGGAACCGGAACAAACTGATGACACACCGCCGTTGCCCATTGCTCCGCGCGAAGATTTGAACGACGACGGCCATCCCCGCACCAGCCGTCTGCACGATGACGAAGAAAACAGCGGCATTGACGCCGGATTCACTTACCTGGGCCAATTCATTGACCATGACCTAACCTTTGATCCGGCCAGCAGCCTGCAACAAATCAATGACGTGGATGCGTTGGTGGATTTCCGCACTCCCCGGTTTGATTTGGATTCTGTGTATGGCCGCGGTCCTGATGACCAACCGTATATTTACAACTCTGATGGGCGAACATTTCAATTGGGCCGCGAATTGACCGAAGGGATAGGTGGTAAAGTCATCGCTCACGACCTGCCCCGACATAACTGGACAGAAGCCGATGGCAGGCAATTTCATCGCGCGCTGATTGGCGACAAACGGAATGATGAAAACGTGATCGTTGCCCAGCTTCATTCGATCTTCCTGCAATTTCATAATCGGATGGCAACCGAACGAACTGATCTGACTTTTGCGCAAGTGCAGCGGCAAGTGCGTTGGCATTATCAATATGTCGTTTTGCACGATTTTCTGTTCAAAATCGCGCGCCGTGACGTTATCGAAAGAGTGCTGCCACATTTGAAACACGATTCTTCGATTCTGGACGATCCGCCGCGCCTTTACTTTTACAATCCGCGGAACAGTGCGTTTATGCCGGTTGAATTTTCGGTTGCCGCCTACCGTTTCGGCCATTCCATGGTGCGTCCGATTTACCGGCTTAACACCAAACTCACCGGAGGCAACAATCCGGACCAAACCAAACCGAACGAACGCGAACGCGGAATTGACGGACGCCAATTCATTTTCGCGGGTCTGAAAGAACGTGGTTTGAACGGGTTTGATTCTTTCCCGCAGGAATGGGGCATTGATTGGGATTTGTTTTTTGATCTGAGCGGCAATAAAGAGCGGCGCGTCACCAAAAAACGCACACAGCCTGCTTATAAAATTGATACCTCGCTGGTGAATCCCCTGGCCTTTCTGCCGGAGTTTTCAGACGTCAATATACAATCGCCACCTCCGCCGTTGGTGGACGTCGGCCAATTGCAGCCGCCGCCGTTACCAGGTCAGATTCCTGTTCTCGCGCTACGCAATTTATTGCGAGGGCTGGCAATGGGATTGCCGTCGGGTCAAGATGTGGCGTTGGCCATGAATTTTGATCCGTTGCGCGATGACCAACTTAAGGTGGGCAAAGCGACAGTTGCCGACGAATACGATGATTTGCCAACACTGGTATCTCTCAGTAATGAATTCGCGGGGAAAGCGCCGCTTTGGTATTACATTTTGGCGGAATCTCAACACGATTGGCGTAAGCGCGGTGGGGACAGCGACACCCCCGTCCAACTTGGCAAAGTCGGCAGCCGCATTGTCGTCGAAACCTTCGCGGGAATTTTGCTGGATGACGGCCATTCGGTGCTGAGACAAGCGCCTGGCTGGCACCCGGAAATCGGCAAAAAGAAGAATTTCGACATGGCCGATTTCATCAAATTCGCGCTCAGGCTTGATCACTAAACCTGTTTGTAAGGAACAATGGAAAGGCGCTGGAAGAGTCTGACTCTTTCAGCGCCTTTCGTTGCGTGCGAACCATTGATGGTCTTGACCGATCCCTTACCAGAGCCGTCTTCATTCAACCACGTCGGGTAGTAGTTGGTTATTCGTCTGACCGCTGATCATCACTGTTGCCGCGATCACCAATGTCATCGCAAGTGTAGCTCTCTTCATTGCTTCCTCTCCTTGAACTTTCTGATTATTACTGGTTCACTTTCGGCTGCCCACGAAACTTGTTGAGCTTTTGCATCATTTCCAAGTTGTGCGCCCATTCTACGCCTTTCTCTTCCGGCTGGTCGAAGGCTTCGGGGTGCAGGTAATAACCCTTTTCGATCTCGTCTTTGCGCTCCTCGACCGGAATCCGGTTTCTATTCGCCCAAGCGTCCTGACGAACGCCCGTCACCTGCCACGAGACTTCGACATTGGGTTCGTTGGTGCGTATGACGAAGCGATTGTCTTTGACCTTTTGCGCGACGATGGCCTGGGCGAACTTGCCGACGACGGTGAGTTGGTAACGGAAATCGCGGTTCAGTGATTCGAACCACTCCGGCAATGTCACCACCGCAATCCCATTTCAGTCGGTCGTCACGTTGCCGTTGTATATATTCATCATATCCGGCGATTCGACGAACGAGTGGTAGAGGTATTTGTTTTCGGGATCGAGCGGATGATCAATCTTGAACGAGCCGCCGCCTTTCGACAGTGTTCCGGTGACAGAAACGTTGCCGGTGAAACGCCCGGCATAAGCGCCGTTGGTTGCTACGCCACTCACAGCCGCGTTTCCGGCGCTTGTGCTATTGCTGACCGCGTAAAATCCTTCATTGCTGGTGCTGTTCGCATAGAGAGCAATGCCCGTCTGACTGGTGATAGAAGCGCCGTAACTGCTGCTGCTGTTGGCGGTCAGGGCATTGCCGCTGACACTGTAAGCATTCACCCCGATACCGCTCTGGCTGGTACCTTCAATTGCTCGCCCGCTGCTGGTATTAACCGCGCGCAAAGTCGCGCCCGAACCGGCCAAGGCAGATTGCATCAGCACTTTGATTGTCGAAATGGGAGAAGCGCCGATGCTGACATTGCCGGAAACGTCTTCGGTAATCCCCGAATCTCCGACAGTGGTTATGCCTGTCCATTTCGTAATTTTGTTTGTTGTGCCGCTGCCGGTGACCTGAGCCTGCGCCGCGCCGAAGCTGAAAACGAACAGGATGGCAAGCGTGATGAAGTGAGTGATCGGATGGTTCGTGTGAGTCTTCATTTTGAAACCCTCCTTTGCGGGAGGCCCGCCGTCCACCTTGCTTTGCGCAGTAACGACCGGCCTCCAAAATTGTTTGAACCCGGATTTGCCCAGTTGCCCCTAGTAATGCACGCTCATAACCGCCGCGCGCACCACGCCACTGCCTGGGTTAATAGAGCAGCAGCCGGCAAACCGGATTCGCACGGTGTGAACGCCAGGTCTGACCTTCAGGAAAAAGGTGTAAGCGACCATTCTGGAAGCGTTGAGGTTAGTCTCCTCTGGATCAAATACTACTGGTGTCGTCGGAGCGGGCGATAGGTATGGAAACTGAATGTGCCCCTCCATCGGCATGTCATCAATGGACGCCTGAAAGACTACGAAGTTGTCCAGGGGATTGGCCTGCGCGCTGAAGTGGACGAGGACACAGGTGGCCCCGGTTTTGATCTCCGTTTCGAGCAGGGGCACAGGATCAAGCTGGCCTCCACTGCCGGAAAAGTCCACAGTGGAAATTCGTGTCGCGGTCGTGGCAACCGCCTTGAATTGAGTGGCGCTCGAATTGGCGCATTCCACCTGCTGGGCTTTGGCACAAATGGGGAGCGCGAACGACAACAGCAGCCCCGAAACGAGCGCCATCAGGCGCGGTAGTGTATTCATAAAGGTTTTTTCCTTGGTCATAATCTTTGCTCCTTTTTTTGGTCGAAAGCGACCTGTGTTTACTGCACCGTGACGCTTTTGGTCAGGGTGTTGTTTGCGTTGTTCGGATCGGGCATGAAACTCCAGACGGTGCTGGCGTGGTTGATCTGCGTGCCTGGCGTGATGGAGGGACTAACTCTGACGGTGAGGCTGAAGCTCACTGTGGCGCCGGCGGGCAGCTCATACGTCGAACAAGAGACCAAGCCTGGGGAAAACCGGGCGGGCTTCTGATAAACCACCCAGCCCGCCGGCGCGCCGAACGATTCGAAAGTCGTGTTGGACGGGGTGGGCGTGTTAAAGGTCAGATGCCCCGCCTTGCCAGGGCCGCTATTGGTGACCGTGATGGTGTAGGTGATGAGGCTACTCGGATAAACGGTGGTCGGCGTTACAGTATCCCTGCTCACTCGCAGGTCGGCGGGCGCGGGCGTTCCGTCGTCATTCAGATAGCGCGCAAACACTGAACCTAAATATCCACTCTCAACGCCGCCCGCAACGATGCGCCCATCAAGTTGCAGCGCCAGCGACGTAAACCAGCCGTGAGGATTTGAGAACGGAGAGATAACCTGCCCATTGACGCCAAAACCGGTGTCGGGCAAACCGTTCGTCTGAAAGCGCCAAAGAGCGGCTTCGTCATTTGAGGTGGCCGTTGGCGTGTGGCCGCCGACCACCAGCTTGCCGTCCTCTTGCTGTGCAACCGCGTACCAGTACGTGTTAGGAGCGACGGTATAGACCTTGCCGCCATTGCCGAAGGCGGCGTCAAGACTGCCATCCGGGTTATGTCGAAAGAGCGCGCCGTAATAAACGTTATTGGTCAGGACACTTCCGGCAACGGCAAACTTGCCGTCGGCTTGCTGGCACAACTGGTATCCGCCCTCATTGGCGGCAGAGGTGAAAACGCCATTGGAACCGAAAGAGGAATCGAGTTGCCCGATGGCGCTATACCTGAGCAGCCGGTAACGGTAAGGCGGCGAGCCTCCACTGGATGTGACCACGATCTTTCCGTCGTTTTGGAGCGCGACATCACGGAAGCCGCCATCATTGACCGATTCCCACACGTCGGGATAAATCTCGCCATACGTGCCGAAGGAGTAATCATACGAACCATTCGGATTGAAGCGCGCGATGTAACAGCGGTAATCGCCGGCAAAACGTTTTTGTCCCACGACCAGAATCTTACCGTCCGGTTGCAGCGCCATTTTCTCCACACTGATGTTGCTGAGCAGAATCTTGCCGCTGTTGCCGAACATGGAATCAAGGTTTCCGTTCTCGGTGAAACGAACCACTGCCCCATTCTTGTACGAAGAAGAACAGCCTTCAGTCCAGCCCGCGACCAGAATTTTGCCATTGGGCTGAATGGCCAGCGTATTTGCTGTGTCATGCCCTCCCAAATCCAACTCTGCTTTTCCACCATCACCAAACGAATTATCCAGAACGCCATTCGAAGTGAGGCGCATGAGAAGGAAATTCCTGTACTGAGTGGCGTAAGGGTAATCACATGGCGCAAATGGAGTTGGCCCTACGGCCAGCGCCTTGCCATCTGCTTGGAGTTTTAGATCAGAGACTCCGCCGGTAGCAAAGATTGGGTTTTCGATACTGCCGCCATTGCCATAGCTAGGATCGAGATCGCCCGCCATCGCATAGACCGCCAGCAGCAATTTCACGGACAGCAGTGACGTGACCGCAGCGATGACCAGCAAGCCACAGACTCTGTGCCAGCGCATTCCTGTTCGTGACTGAATCATGTTTATGATTTTCAGACTTTGCATGATCGTTCCTCCGATTTCGCTGATAGCCGCTTCCCAGCAGACTTTGCCCGCACTCGCCGCGAGCAGGCTGGCTCGGCTTATGTTCATCGTTATTGTTGAAGCGGCGGGCATATTACTGAGGCCCGCAAATAAAGTTGGTTACGGCACGGTGCTGAACTTCTGGATGCGGTGGTTTTCTGCGTCGGCAATATAGACATTGCAATTCCTATCCACCGCGATGCTGCTCGGATGGTTGAACTGTCCATTGCCAGAGCTATAGCTGCCCCACTGGCCGAGGTAAAAGGCTCCGCGCTGTCTGCTGCCGCCGAAGCCACACAGATCAGCATGAAGATGAACGCCGTTAGAGTGAGCAGAAGACTGCGCTGCTTGTGGGTCCGTCTGCACTGCGATAGTTGGTATACACATTGTGTGACTTTCAGATTGGGTTTCATATCCCTCTCCTTGACGTGTTTGAAATACCATTCTCCGAGCCATAGCGCGGCTCCGCATTAAAGCCGTTTTCCAAATAGGGATTTGCCTCTTGGTCAAACTCGGCACTCATACTGTTAGGCGTAAAGCGGGATAAAATCCCATCACGTCACAAGAAAAATCAGGTGGTAGTCTTCTGGCAGGCTGGCAGCATGGAAGACAGTGTTATGGATTTTCCTTGGGGTAGTGCCGGCGAAACCGGTGCGCCTACTCGCTCTAAATTCTCGCCC encodes:
- a CDS encoding heme peroxidase translates to MTKPTNKERSLHGALPVRGSTFEVRSPQFEGKFGRLFRSLPPATWSEAALRELAGDGHKENRMAAEPEQTDDTPPLPIAPREDLNDDGHPRTSRLHDDEENSGIDAGFTYLGQFIDHDLTFDPASSLQQINDVDALVDFRTPRFDLDSVYGRGPDDQPYIYNSDGRTFQLGRELTEGIGGKVIAHDLPRHNWTEADGRQFHRALIGDKRNDENVIVAQLHSIFLQFHNRMATERTDLTFAQVQRQVRWHYQYVVLHDFLFKIARRDVIERVLPHLKHDSSILDDPPRLYFYNPRNSAFMPVEFSVAAYRFGHSMVRPIYRLNTKLTGGNNPDQTKPNERERGIDGRQFIFAGLKERGLNGFDSFPQEWGIDWDLFFDLSGNKERRVTKKRTQPAYKIDTSLVNPLAFLPEFSDVNIQSPPPPLVDVGQLQPPPLPGQIPVLALRNLLRGLAMGLPSGQDVALAMNFDPLRDDQLKVGKATVADEYDDLPTLVSLSNEFAGKAPLWYYILAESQHDWRKRGGDSDTPVQLGKVGSRIVVETFAGILLDDGHSVLRQAPGWHPEIGKKKNFDMADFIKFALRLDH
- a CDS encoding DUF11 domain-containing protein, whose product is MQSLKIINMIQSRTGMRWHRVCGLLVIAAVTSLLSVKLLLAVYAMAGDLDPSYGNGGSIENPIFATGGVSDLKLQADGKALAVGPTPFAPCDYPYATQYRNFLLMRLTSNGVLDNSFGDGGKAELDLGGHDTANTLAIQPNGKILVAGWTEGCSSSYKNGAVVRFTENGNLDSMFGNSGKILLSNISVEKMALQPDGKILVVGQKRFAGDYRCYIARFNPNGSYDYSFGTYGEIYPDVWESVNDGGFRDVALQNDGKIVVTSSGGSPPYRYRLLRYSAIGQLDSSFGSNGVFTSAANEGGYQLCQQADGKFAVAGSVLTNNVYYGALFRHNPDGSLDAAFGNGGKVYTVAPNTYWYAVAQQEDGKLVVGGHTPTATSNDEAALWRFQTNGLPDTGFGVNGQVISPFSNPHGWFTSLALQLDGRIVAGGVESGYLGSVFARYLNDDGTPAPADLRVSRDTVTPTTVYPSSLITYTITVTNSGPGKAGHLTFNTPTPSNTTFESFGAPAGWVVYQKPARFSPGLVSCSTYELPAGATVSFSLTVRVSPSITPGTQINHASTVWSFMPDPNNANNTLTKSVTVQ